CAAAGGTTAGACTGCTTTTAAAAGGACGTCCAAAGGTTGGCTTGTTTTTCTTATAAATTTTCCTATTTTTAAAAGGAAATAACATTTATGGCGTATCAAGTTATCATTGTTGAACTAGATCGTTGCATCGTAAGATCGTAAAATCATATTATGATTCggtttagatatatatatatatttatcttAGTAGAATAGtaagattttataattttaaggttttacTTAATATTTGAATCAATCGCGTATTTTAGGATTGTAGAATTGTAAGATTCTAAGATTTAAATCGACAAAGATCGGTGTGTCATGGTAATTAGGAACGCCACAGACTTGAAACGACAATTCAACGCAATTGGGTGCTCAATTGCATTCATCGATTTGTTCCCTAAAATTAATACACCAAATACATAAAGGTATTTTTCGGTGAACGTAGACGTTTACATTTGACCCTCGTCTTGATTAGGAAAAttcaataataaaattataacccACATGTCCAAAACACACTTTGATTAGCTGAAGCATGACCCTCGGTTGACTGAACAGATCATCCAGAGTAGAATcaactaaaaatagtaactacaaaaataataaaacatcCTTAAAAAAACTAGAACTCGTACATAGTCACAGTCGAATCTTGATATGTCCTTGATACGGAGTGAATAGTgaagaaagatagaattttgaaaaataaacgaTAGAGTTAAGTTGGCCGAGAAAACAAACGTCATTGTGCGCGCCTCCTATTTCAAGCCCAGCATTCCTACGCTAGAAATATTCCAGCTAGCGCAGAAAGAGATCGATACGCTAGAAATATTCTAGCGCAACTTTTGTTTGTTCCATGCAGAAAACCCTCAAACACTGTAAATAATACGCACGGAAGTTTTTAATCCTATTCTACATATATACAGCTAAATTATCGACCAGTATACACAATAATACAATCCTTTCAAACCTCCGAAGATTTCTCGGATCACCGGGTATTATTCGCAACTCTTTTCTCATATTCTCACTCTCAGTAATTCCGCTAGTTTAGATACTGGTCTCGTGTACTTATCTTCTTATCTTATTCCTTGCCTATGCCTTAAACACGAATTTCATAATGCTACTCTTGGGAACTTTGGTATGGGGCACATAAGATTACGATAAGATTACTCCGGAAGAATTAAATCAAGAATCAGGATCTATCAGCCAGAAAAAAGGGGCTTCAAAGGTTAAAAAGAGATCTAGCAAAGACAAGTTGTAAAATTCTGAGAACACATTATATATAATTATTACATTATATTGCAATGTGAAACTTATGTTGTTTGCTTAATTTGATCATCCTTTATAAATTGTTCGGATAATTAATCCGTTCAACCATGCCTAGTAAGACATTATGAACAATTTGGATTGTTCTATTAAGGACCtttaatcaatctaaatcacccTATCGAAATAGAGAAAAATCGACATGTTCACAAACACTTTAGACAATCCGAGCACTAGCTTCTCGTTCTGCAGACTGCATGAGCAAGCCATGATTTGAATATGCTTTACAACCATATGACTGTCCTGCTTTATATTATGAAAGTTCTTTCAGTTAAATAACAATACTCAAAAGTATCCTGATAGGCCTGATGAGATGAAGCATTAGTGTTGAATTGTTTTTTAACTTCACTTCCTTTTTCTTCTTGGGTCATTTGTGTTGTTGTAATCTTCTTGAACCTTGCTGGAAGACTGGACGTTCAACTTTTGTCCTAGTAACTTTATAAATCCAGAACCTTTTTTGTGGCCATGGTTACCAATGCTTAATTGGATTAAAACTTTGAAGAACTTGGATTAAGGGTTGAGGTATCTCACCAATTGTTTTGTTgcttaggaaaatttgtaaaacaCAATCCAACATTCTCTTATTCTTCTAAAAACAATATCACCTTTGATTAATTTTGGGATAATCCAAGCTTTTGGGGCGTATCTTTGCAAAACAATATTTGACCTGTTGGTGACCGGATTTATAAGTAAATGTGACATGTGTCACTAACTAATTTGTCAAACTTTGTTTaatttcattttaaaatttttttgattttttttaaaaactcaTCTTTCTCCCATGGGAGCAACCCTTTTCTCCTCCCACTCTCCCATGGAAGCCTTCCATATGAATCTCTCTTCTTTCCCTCACCTTCCTGTCCTCTACTTCATGTTCTCCTTCTCTCACACCTCCTCAAACTCCTCCTCACTCCTCATCTAACCTACGAGTCATACGACACAAAGGGAGGAGCTAGAACCAGGAAGAATTGAAGGGTGGCTACAATAGGAGGGTGCATCTCTCTCCTCATCGATTGGGTAAGGTGTTCTGCGACAGTAAATGGTGGAAATTGTGGCTCTGAAAAAAGGTGGTGGCGCTGCTGGTGGTTCTTGTAGGAGCGGCGTGGTGCGCTAGAGGAGAGATAAAGGGGATTGTGTGAGTTTGAGATTCGATTTCACTCATGGGCTGCAACAACTTAGGCTTGCTGTCAGCAGCCACCCACCCACATACGCCACCACTATCGTTTCTACCTTCAACTTCCATAGTCAGAAACCCTATAACGCCAGCCACCAAGCTCACCTTCCTTTGTCCATTTctcttgcaaaaaaaaaaacacatcaaaaccACGATCAACCCCTAAAAAAACCTTTAACCACTGAAATCCACCACCCCAGACCCCCGCAAAACCAGCGGGCGGAAGAGGTGAGGGCTTGCCCATGGGCTAACGGGCCTAAGAATATTTTTGACTATTTTtactaaataaaattaatttactTTTATGTTTACggtttaaaattattattttttattaaattcactactacaaaaatatcCAAAGAGACCTAAAAAAACAGATCCGTTAGAGTacttaacgggtctctttaCTTAATAAGACCTCATATTACAAATAAGAGGTCTCTTATGTTATCATAGGCCCAAAGAAGAGACCTGTGCGCATAGATGAGAGGTTTCTCGTAAAAATGGGGTCCACTCAGTAAAAAAGAAGAGACCCATTTCTCCTATAACGGGTCTGCTCctcaattaaatttattattattatggaatACTCCAAAAGTCAGAAACCATAACTCTTACTTCTCTCTCCCTCCCCTGCCCTGTACAGCGAAAATCTAACCCTAATCCTCAATTTCTGATCTAATTGAATTCGCAGCGATTCATTCATCTCAAATTTCTCACTCCTTTATTCTCAATCAAAACCCCCGATTTATATTCTTGCAGATCACCAATTTCTACAGCTAATCGAATTTGAAtaaaagaaccctaattttcaaAATCTGAATTTCAATTTCCGACTTTAATTGATACAATAGTTTCCAATTTTTCCAATTGTAAAGTGTATCAGCCTTGGAGGTTTCGTATGGTGAGTCAAGTCGTGGAGTTCAAACAACAGCTAACAGAGCAAGGGATGAATCGTAACCTCAAACAAACGATATTATAGCCGCCGTTGGTTGGGGTGTCGCCGCCGCCGCCACCGGGGGCCTTTATCTCGTCCAAGTTCTTTTTTCTATCCCCCCCTTTTTCAAATTTCATATTTTGCTTATTATTTCAATTTGGCTTTTAGATTGAACGAGATTTATTTGAGGGATGATGAACCCCTTTTAATTTCGATTTGAACAAACTGTTGTAATTTTATTTCTGTTGATTTGCATCTATAAAACATGGGTGGTTGGGTAGTGTTGACTGAGTTTTTGAAAGGTATTAATTGCTTAATTTGATGAATTTATATGTTGATGTTTATGGGTTTAAGTCAGTGGAATAGTAGATGATTTTAGTGATGATTTTGGTGAGGAGACGCACAACTTTTGATTGATTCTTTTGACTTAGTTATTATCCTGTgttaggtttattttttattgtttttgataACACGAATGAGGAAGAACAACAAGGGAACTGTCCTAGCAATGGTTGCCAGGTTGTGAGCCCTTAGAACAAATAATTTAGCTACTTTCTTAATCATGCAAGAGTCTTATACTAGAATTAATTTCATCGTTGAAGGTAAAGACACTACAAGAAATAGAAGTAAAGAGGGCAATTATTCCTAAAAAAGGAACGCGACAATAAATTTTCCCTAATAGAACAGATCAAACACAACAACAATGAACCGCCTTCCTTGGTATTGACAACGAGGGAGACATTATAAGGCGCCTTCTTTGACAGTAACAACGAGGGCGAAAAAATAAAATCGCCTTCTTATTTAAAGTACAGAATAACAACCAGGGTGATATTAGAAAGCTGCCTTATTTGAGAATAACAAAGTGGGCGACTTTTAACTCGTCGTCGCATTTGTagagaagaaaataagaaagaaatcaGCAGTTTTTTTTCTCGTTTTCTCCTTATTCTTCTGATTTTTATCCAAATTTATTTGAGTTCTACATTTTCTTCTAACTAACATCGGTCCGATTAATTGCAAAAATGAAACATCGATCAGATTCAATCGATTTCATTTTTTCTCTGTAAATTTCTTGGAACCCGAAATCAATGTGTTCTAAATTCCTCTCTGGCGGTACGAATCTCTTTCTTTCGCCCTAAAAATTAATTATGAATCAAGTATTATCAATCGATTGTGTTTAGCGATTTTCTCGCTCAAATATCAAGCATTTTACTCCAATCTTAATTTTGTCGCCATTTTGTTGCTTAATTTGGCCTTAATTTTGTATATTTAGAAATACGTATAAATATATGAATCAATTTGTGGTATTAGGTTAATTATTCTGGAAATTCaattttgtttgaatttcttGCATATTTGATCGAATTGCTTGAAGATTAGTTCGAATTTCTTATTGTAGATTTGATAGTATTGCTTGACGATTAGTTTAAATTGGTTGGAGATTTGAtcgaaattttcaaatttcagcAATAGGATTGAAGACGATTGGATGAGCTCTGCATCTTGGCTTCCAGTTTCGGTATATTTTCCCTCTCTCTACTCCCAATTTCGCAATTATGCTTCTGTTTGAATCAATTCGATTGAAGTTTTCCTTTGTAAATCATTTTTGAGTTTCATGTTTGAGTAGTCTTCTTGTGTTAGGTTGCTTTTCTGTGAAGTATAGTTAAGCCTCCATTGGTTAATGTTAGAAATGTTTCTGGTGCAAACTTTTTGAAGCTAGAAATGGAAATATATGATTAGGTTGTGATGATTGATCACGATTTAGGTTGATCTGAATTAGGAAGTTTGTCGCGTATAAGCAGGTTATGCCATCTCCTTTGGTTCTTATTTTTTTGTTAGTATGGTGTCTAGAAAGTTCATATATGAGTTGTTTTTCTGATGTCATTAACTACTCATTTTAGTGAACAATTCTTTGACTTGAAATATCAAAGATTTCTTACTGATGTTTCATCCACCTGACAGAGCTAATCAATTATTTAGCTTATCTTGTgctttaggtaagcaaaaccatACATGTCCtccaaagaaaaataaaacctaCCTATCTAAATACGTGATATTAGATTGTGATTGTTGTTGTTCTACATTTTAAAGTTGGTGTTTTGAGATGCTAATAAAATAACATTGCTGAAAGTTAAACTGTTTATGGGAATTTAAATACTTGCTGAAAATTACCTTGTTGACATTGTAAGTATTGATTATTTATCTGCTGCATTTGATGACTTGGCTCCTTCTCATCTTGTTTTCCTTGAAAGCAGGATAAGTGTTGTACTTTAAATTATCCATTAGTTACATTCTTGCATCCAATAAAGGATTAAAGTTTATATTTTAAAACTTGTGATTATAGGATTCAATGACACCGGTGTGTGGCCAGAAATTAAAAGCTTCAACGACATCTTGTGCCAAGTAGCTGGAAGGGTCTGCAAAATGCAATTAGGTGCAACAGAAAACTCATAGGTGCaataaaaattatttgtttttgtaGAAGGTTTTTATTGTGACACAAGTTGTAGAAGATTTTgatgtaatattttttttgttttttttgctaGGCAAGTGTAAGTATATATATTAACAACAAGAGTAACCAAACATCATGGGAACAACCTCCCAATGATCAAACACAATGTGACCAGTAAGCCACACAACTATCCCTCATACAAGTTGGAGAACCAACTGTAGTCACCAGGGTTAACACTCCTAGGAAGAATGTTGCTAATTCTGTTATGTACACAAAATTTGATGTTCCTACACACTTTGTCAGGTAGTCTAACCTGACCATTCCAGAGGGCATTGTTCCTCTCACACCAGATATGATTGATTGTACCTAATATGCTAGAGTACATCACACTTTTCTTAAATCTGGAAAACTTCTTCCTATGAATCCACTGCAACAAGGAAGCAAGGTCAGAGTGCATTGTATTAATGCCTATCCAAGCAGCCATGTGAGACCAGCATTGCTTACTGTAAACACACTTGAAGAACAGGTGTGTGTGGCTTTCAACTTTAGTGCCACAAATGAGGCACCAATTGTCAAGGGTGACACCAATTCTCATCAGTTTCTCTTTGGTGTTCAATCTTTCTAACATGTCTTACCATGTAATGAATCTGTGTTTAGGAACACTTAGTCTACCCCAGTCTGCATTACACCATTGCAGTCTCTCAGAACCAGTTAGCATACTACAGTATGCCTGCTTGATTGAATATTTGGGCATAGCCACCAGATGGTTTATAGATATGTACTTTTTCATCAACTCCTTAACCTGACAGATTGCTTTCCAATACCAACTATCATTCACTTTTGGTGAGTAATCCCACCAAACTTTATCTTTGATGTACACATAATGCACCCACCTCACCCAtacattgttcttttttgtggCAATCATCCAAACATGCTTCCCCATGGCTGCCATATTCCATAATTTTAGGTTCATGAGACCTAATCCCCCTTCTTTCTTAGGCTTGCACACATTCATCCAAGCCACCTTACCAGGGCTGTTTGAAACCTTAGAACCATGCCAAAGATAGTTTCTGCAAATGGCATTCACTTGCTTGTATATCCCTTTAGGAAGGATCATGATTTGGGACCAGTATGACTGCAGTGTCGTCAACACAGAATTCACAAGAGTAAGTCTTCCAGCaaaagaaatatttcttgaacTCCAAGTTTTCACCCTGGCACACATTTTCTCTACAATTTTGTCACAATCAGCCACAGATATTTTCTTTGAACAAATAGGGATTCCTAAGTATCTGAAGGGAAAACTACCTCTGGTAAAACCAGTCATGTCAATAATTCTCTGGATGTTAGCCTCAGACATGCCAGAACAATACACAAATGTCTTTGGTGGGATAGCTTTCAAACCAGTAGTGTTGGAGAAGAGTTGAAACCCTTGCATCATCAGGTGAACAGACTTGAACTCACCCTTGCaacataaaattatatcatcagcaaaacacaaGTGGTTCAGTTTAGAAGCTTTGCATCTTGGATGGAACTTAAAATCTGGTTTTTCTCCCACTAGCTTGAGGATTCTGGATAGATACTCAATGCATAACACAAAGAGCAAAGGTGATAAGGGATCACCTTGTCTAAGACCTATTTTCCCCTCAAAGAAACCATGAAGAGTACCATTGATAGAAAGAGAGAATCTAGGAGATTTAACACATTGCATGATCAAGTGAGTGAACTGAGTGGGAAACTGGAGACTCACCAACATCTCTTCTATAAAGTCCCATTCAACTGTATCATATGCTTTTTGAAGATCTAGCTTAATGAGGCAGCCAGTTCCTCCATTTTTCCTTTCATAACCTTTTGCTAAATCCTGACACACCATAATGTTATGGGCAATGAATCTGCTACGCACAAAAGCTCCCTGGTTTTGAGAAATCAGATCAAGAAGCACCAGTCTAAGTTTATTGCAAAGAACTTTTGAGATGCATTTATACACCACATTGCAGCATGAAATTGGTCTAAACTCTTGAACACTCACATGGTATTTCCCTTTTGGGATAAGGGTAATGCTAGTTGCATTGATCTCTTTTAGGTGTTTTCCTGTGTTCAGAAAATCTAAGACATCATCACTAATATCATTACCAATTTCCTCCCAAACCCCTTTGAAGAAAGAGTTCCCAAACCCATCAGGGCCAGGGGCTTTTTTTGCATCAATGTCCCACATGGCAGTCTTCACTTCAGCTCTAAAATATGTGCCAATAAGTAGACAGCTCATTGCATCATCAACCAGAGGACCCTTGTTAACAACATTCTGATTCACTGGGGTTCTAATGGGATTCTTGGACCCCAACAACCATCTATAATATTCTAGGAAAGCATCAGGAACCTGAGCAGGATCATTAGTCCAGTTACCATGCATATCCTTGATGTAGAAAATAGAATTATGAACCTGTCTTTGTCTAATTGCCCCGTGGAACATAGAAGTGTTGTCATCCCCACCTTTGACCCAATCCACCTTAGCCTTGTGACAGAGGAAGTTTAGGTAGGCTGCATGAGTTACCAGATATTCCTGGTGAAAAATTTTCTCCTTTGAAGCCAAGTCTTCACTTGAAGGATTTAGATGCAAAGCAGCTTGCAGATCACTAAGGTGTTTGGAAGCAGCCAACTCCTTGACCTCAATTTCTCCAAATCCATCTTTGTTTAGCCTTCTCAAAGCAGTTTTCAcatttttaagtttctaaacaaTTTGGAACATTTTAGTCCCCTGGTAATCACATCTCCATGCATTCCTCACAATCTCCATGTATTGAGGAGCTTGTTGCCACATTGAGAAGAACTTGAAAGGCTTCTTGCCCACTGCTAGGTGAGGATACACAACCACCACACCAGGACAATGGTCAAAATAACCTTCATTTTTGAAACATACCTCTGTATTAGGATATTGACAACCCCATGAATGATTAATCAGTACCCTATCTAGCTTAGAGAAAACCCTACTATCACCTTGTTGTTTATTGTTCCAGGTGTAGTAGTTTCTACTGGACTTAGCATCTTCTAAGCCACATTTATTGACACAATTTTGGAAGTCCTGTATCTCACTTAGTCTCACAGGGCTTCCCACCCTTTCACCTGTATTCAAAACACAGTTAAAGTCACCCATGAGGATCCAAGGACCAGTAATCCTTGCAGCAAGGTCACACATGTCATTCCAAAGAACCATTCTCTCTTTTTGAGAGTTGTGAGCATAAATGAATGAGCTCCAGAACTTAGTACCATTTTTAAGACTAATTTCACAGTGCATTAGTTGACTAGAGCAGAAGATAGGGTTGACCTGGAACTCTCCAGGTTTCCAAGCAAGCACAATCCCCCCACCAGCATGACACATACTATTTGAAGTAAAGCACCAACGGTAGTCTTTAAGAAGGACCCGGAGATTCTCTTAAGTGATAGCACCAACCACTGAACAACTTTAGGTACAAGGCGCCAAGATTTTTAGCCTTGACCTTTGTTTCAAGAAGGCAAACCAGGCTGCATTTGTTAGCATTCAGGCACACTTTAACATCCTGCTGCTTTGCACACCTGTTCACCCCCCTGAAATTCCAAAAGAGCATTCTATCCATCAATGTCATGAGGTCTTCCACCTCCATCCATTGATCCAGTTTCATCACCTGCTAAGCCATCAACCAGTCCCTCCCCCTGTATCCTCTCCAGAACTGTGAGCATCCAAAACCTGGAATGAGTTTGTCACCACTACAGGAGATGTTTTCTCCTTTCTGTGTTGCACTGTACTCTTGGGTTGCACAAAACTATCCACTGAAGTGTTCACCACCACAACATTTGTGTTGGTTTTCTTTGCAACCCATTTCTTCTTCCCTTTCTTCTTCCTGCAATCATCAGTAACATGTCCTAACAACTTGCAGTGATCACAAACTATGGGTTTCCACTCATAGCCAATGTTGATTATCTTTAATCTACCATGTTCATCATGGAATTTGATGCAGTCATGAAGTTCTTGAGTGAGGGTGACCTCAACTTGAACTCTAGCAAAGTGCAACTTCTCCCTCTGAACCGTGGCTCTATCTGCTTGAATAAAATTGCCTATGGAACTCACAATTTTGCTCAAACATTTAGAT
This sequence is a window from Spinacia oleracea cultivar Varoflay chromosome 1, BTI_SOV_V1, whole genome shotgun sequence. Protein-coding genes within it:
- the LOC130465589 gene encoding uncharacterized protein — protein: MLERLNTKEKLMRIGVTLDNWCLICGTKVESHTHLFFKCVYSKQCWSHMAAWIGINTMHSDLASLLQWIHRKKFSRFKKSVMYSSILGTINHIWCERNNALWNGQVRLPDKVCRNIKFCVHNRISNILPRSVNPGDYSWFSNLYEG